A genomic stretch from Setaria viridis chromosome 1, Setaria_viridis_v4.0, whole genome shotgun sequence includes:
- the LOC117849617 gene encoding uncharacterized protein, with product MVAPVVIASAGLGMLAGLAMANRSLGDGIPAASRWDARPRCATCGGSGRVECLCNRWSDGDSGCRTCAGSGRMPCRSCGGSGTGRPLPARLTIQHQKPRPPAGYN from the coding sequence ATGGTGGCGCCGGTGGTGATCGCGTCGGCGGGGCTGGGCATGCTGGCGGGCCTGGCGATGGCGAACCGGTCGCTGGGGGACGGGATCCCGGCGGCATCCAGGTGGGACGCGCGCCCACGCTGCGCCACGTGCGGCGGCTCTGGCCGGGTCGAGTGCCTCTGCAACCGCtggtccgacggcgactccggctGCCGGACCTGCGCCGGGTCGGGCAGGATGCCCTGCCGCAGCTGCGGCGGGTCCGGCACGGGCAGGCCGCTCCCGGCGCGGCTCACCATCCAGCACCAgaagccgcggccgccggccggctacAACTGA